The window TcacaattatctcccttttaaaaagggttgtgccctttattttaacaatttagaatccccttcccataaggatgctttgtactaagtttggttaaatttgtctcagtggttctagagaagaagtcaaaaatggtaaaagtttacagacggacggacagacagacggacggacggacggacgacggacaacatgtgatcagaaaagctcattagaaccttcggttcaggtgagctaaaaaggcatTATAGttctaatcaaagtactgaagtactgacaataatatataatatggattctcggacttttccgacaagaattttgagaaGACCTAttttgaatcatgttgtgttatattaaaaaaaagaattgatttcatcaaactatgtatcggtattcgaaatatttcaaaaagtgtatggatccaaccaataatgaactttAGTCtcttcaaccagatgctcggctgtctccgttaatctccgacaagtaagagataccaggtcacgtgatagcttgatgatctctaaatatagactgactctctgcttgttcGGGATGTACAGAGACAGGCGATTGTTAAACGAGACtgtattgaactctggcgtaggaatccatacgactgcaaaaaacttgttcgtttttttcaaaatctgactatttcttaggtatttataaataagtttcctttaaaaaatgtttcagcgtacattacatcgaatttttcgattattttcaagaactaactcttgtcagcgatgatgatttgtgcttaggtccaaacactgtttcagtttcggtttgccagagtaactgcatatgAGAGTTGATTAAAACCGACTCccaaaaatgacactatttagAGGTTTTatcacgcatacgccagtttaaatcaacctattcaaaatattcaacatatttAAGGATTATAAATCGGTGTTAtagtaaatatacattgttttcaataatttagagAGAAGTTAtgagatttgttcatattttaattttatagtatcttatttgtttacacgccttattcacccttctgctttgtttgcaaattattttaaaaagttttagaatgaaatcatttatttttaaaattgcaatatcatacttttacaaaatttttggtaaaatccACACCATAAATTTTAGCGTTTTTATTccgaattttaacaaaataagatGGCGCATAAAATGTACtcactgatttaaaaaaactcaAGCTATCCCTACTCCTATTTCTGTAAATATGactttttaatgataatttcatttttcaaaccccaaaattttaacacaatctttagattttttattaaacgcacaaaataataaatataagatacatgtatctgtgaTCATGTTAACCACTTAAAATTGTGTGTATttacatatgcatgtattacttttgatttaaacattttacgtATCAGTAATGATCAAATTATGTCACCCTTCTAAAAAACctaaatatttggatttttagAGGCGGAAATCAAAATGGAGATGtcttttttataactttaccTACAACTACACATTCAAACAACTTGACGTTTACAATGTTTGTTaccttttattaattattctgGAATTACTTCCATGCGACCAATAAAAGTCACGTGATCAACATCTTTTCTCCCgttgttattattttattttttcatacgCCGGGATTCTTATTTCCATTGGCtccattatttaaatatatattcaggCGTCAGTGTAAATGTATATTCATcactgaaagaaaaaataagaaaactttCTAATGTTTATTAAGTTACAGTAATCATTTGTTAGAGAAATCATAGTTTACCAAAAACTTTACCGGTTAAGTACAATGTATTGTTGGAAAGTCTATCTGTCTATGCAAATATTTTTAGTACAATTCTTCGTAACATTTATTGTGGTTTTTGAGTCCATATCTGAAGACGTAAAGTCACTTACCAAACTACAAGAAAGATCTAATCCTGTTGACACTCCTTCTGCATTTGGTAAAGGAATGTACATTGGGGGTTCCCCAGGTGGAGCAAGCTTTAACATTAACAACAGTTATGCAGAAAaggtgtttttttaaatatataaatctacCTCATATATGTTTCTATAGTAACGTTAcattataaatttgttttggggtgacaatatgaatattttagatGCATGAAACAATTTAGTCTATACAGTCTATACAGGATTAATCATTGTTAGATTTATGGTAAACATAGTTCTGACAAATCAAGAccattgaaagaatttttcttttttgtcgATATCCTCAAAATTGTGCTTAAGTATTAACTCATTAaccaatattttgataaaaaatgttcaagtaTATACATGCAAGTAaattaaggacgttgtttactcggGGTTTGAGGTATATAAGAGATAATAGATGGTTTTTATGTTCATGagtggaatttttttcattcgtagtaaatgtacatgtaattcttaacaaaatatctaaattcAAAAATACATCATAAATCAGAATTGATACATCAGTTGCATAActtaaaacgtttttttttttaaatttcgttttAGATTCTTGATATTAatgcattgcaaaaaaaaagaaagaaaaatcattGCAATTAATGGGGCTTTGTTATGACGAaactcttaaaaaaataaagctatATTTGCTTTAATGTGGTTCATTTATAATTGTTGGATTTAcaatttcttgttcttttttttaaagacatttaaaGCGGCAATTTAAATTATCATGTTTCGCTGCTTTACGTAATTTTCAGatagttattgtttttctaAAGCTCTTTCAATGAATGTATAATCGATATTTGTGAACGGAATACTATTTTTAATGGTAAACtatgataattatacatgtataatcatttgttaaaaaactTACTTTGAATAAACACTCCTTATCAACCGCTTTTGACTCTTCGAGACCTTTAGCACACCCCAAAAAAGAACTTGCGATATATAAGAACTTCTGTGGCTGTTTTTTGGTACAAAGTACAAACAAGGACGGATCATCTTCTCTCCCGTTTGGTTCTTTTATCTGGATAACCTTCCACTGGGCACCTGCTTGACCATAAAACTTTGTAGAATACTTGCAGAAACGCGAGCTTTTCATACACAGATATTCTTCACGATCGGGCGATAGGATGTAGAAAAGATTGAATGAGTTCTCGACAGCCTTAAATAAGAATCTAATTCGAACATTATCAACATCTATTGAACTGTTCATGGCTCTTGCTGGGCTTATTGACGGAAATGGTCTTCCAAGTAAAACTGAAGGACTGATGAATTGTTGTACAATCAAAATACGACGATCAAGGATGCTAGTTAAATCCTGCAGCGGAAGACGTAGTTCCTTTAGATAAGTTGCAATTTCTATATGGAAAGAGGGATCAAATTCTGCTAAAACGCAAACGGTTTCGAGTGATGGGActgaaagaaattcaaaaattctttgttatCATCTCTTTCTTTCGTAATAAAATTATGCATTGCAACAACTGTATTTGGATCGTGGTTGTTTTTCTTTAGGTAAATCATCCTTCTCAGTAAAAGAGAATGTCGTAAAGTAGATATCCTGACGAACAAAGTCAACATATGAAGACAAAGTTGCATTTTGTCTCTACCATTACGAATTAGAAATTTAATTTGACCTCTTAAATAACAAAGTTCATCAACTCCAGTATGTATGTCAAAACTAAATATCACGTCATGCACGTGTTGGACATCGCTTTCGCTATTTCCTTGAACGTCAAAATCATGCAAAATATCATCCATTGTTTTCATTCTCTCGCATAAACCCGAAAAATCCTTCACTCTAAAACTATTTTCTGtgtttgtttgtacaagtatggTTTGCAAATTTATGGTTCGGaacaaaaatttcagaaaaaaattaacaagaagCATTACTTTAGCTGAATGGTCGGccaaaggaaaatataaaattctcGATGACATCACGCAACTTATTATCATTATAGCCTCAGTTATGGAACATTTGCCAATTTTGCGTTGTAGTCCTTTTCTTGACTTCAATAACGCGTTAATGATAGCATTGTCTTGGTCAGTCAACTCGGCGTAAGCGTCAGTGATATCTGACGTAATCTCACTGAAGTTGACCTTGTCATCCAAAGAACTTTGTTCACAGaatttcgtaattttttctatttttttcttgaaatcgcCGCCTTTTTCATccatctaaaaatagaaataaaaatttcgATTCAAAAATGGTTTCTGTATTTCTAACAGCATATTTATAGTTGTGCAATGAAGAAGACGACTTTAATTCGAAAAATTTACAAACCTTTTTTTAAACTACTTACTTTAGCTTTTGTCGCATCCTTAACTAATTAACATCTTTTCTTCTCATCTTTTCTTCTCATTGTAGAGCAGAACTTTACGGGGTTCCATCGTAAAAAGAGGGTATTTGGTATATGGTATGTAGTAAAATTTAGTTAAGTTTCGGTATCATAAATAGAGGCAGAGGTACAAATGCACATGTATAGACATGtttttgatttagaaaaaattacaaGTCAAAACTTAAATTGATGTCTATAAAAAGTTATCAATCCTGTCTTAAGCAAGAAGCGTCTTTATCTTATAGTGTCAATGTTGTTCTCTTCATTTGGTATGGTTATCAGGAAATTCAGTTGCTGATTTCCTGTTTTCAAGTATTCATTGCGCATTCTGTGATAAATTTAAGAGTTAATTTCAGAAGTGTTTAAAAACATCTTGATCCAACTAAGAAGATAAGATAATTGATGTTTCAAAGGTTGTTTCAAAGCCACACAAGGAGTTATCTGCCGCGGATATATCACGATAAGGACACTTCATTTGAAGTCAACCTTTTTGAAAGAGGATATGCGAAACTGTCAAAAATGAAGGCCGCATCTATGAAGACATACTTAGCCATAATCAATCAAGTAAATATTAAGAATAAAAACTGtaaatcaagttttaaaaagtttcttttgcTAATATATAAATTAAGTGTACCGATTCCACTTTCATTGTGATTTACTTAACAACATAAACACagattaatttatgtttttcatGATTGAATTAACAATCACCTTCATGATATCGATGACATCGATTGATATTTGCAAATAAGTTCacttcattataaaattttgtgtTGTGTGTGACCGCACTGTTACTCAGCCTAAGCAAACTTTTCGTTTGCGTGGATGGTCGAGTAGTGAGGAACGCTGGTTGCGCATTGCTTCAAAAGGAAGGGGGTTAAAAGTACGATAGTTGTTCGGGCCAGTCTTCACCATGACAGTAATTTCAAACACTTCGAATTCTCCGTGGACGATGCTGCAGTAcaagagacagacagagacagttACCTTACAGCAGACTATTGCAtctaaatctacatgtataaatcttcAGCTCACATATTAAAATTTCTAtattgattgtagcaatattaaTAATGTGAATAAAAAGATGTTAATATTTCTTCAAACAATAGTATCagttaaacaattttttgtattCGTGTTTGGTAACGGtatattgtcaatttttttctagTATTAAAATACCAAAAATCAATATCTCCATTCTAAATCAATCAACCAATGTCtccaaaataaatttcaaaaatacataTCATCACTTCATTTAaactataaatatgtttttttcccACTGTTATGTATATTTGTATGACATATTTGTGTATCGTCGCTTTAAAGCCATAATATAAgctcttagtcagggatatgGAACATACATGGAACAACCATATTAACATCATGATGGTATTTAGTTTACTTCCGCGACTGAACATATAGCACAAGAAACTTTGttgaaaaaaacctttttattggcaaataaaaatgtttttgaatgaTCATTTTACATTAGTTCATAACAAATACGTTACTTAAGCttgaacatttcatttaatcttacaataataaatacGCTCAAAACGCGTGATGATTtctatatttgtacaaatgGCGCATAGATAGGCTAAGTGCATTCACaggaaattgaacgtcgcagattttcaatgcaaacataaggggaaatatacactgaatgtaaatgtGATAGTagagtaatacatgtatgtctatgTGCATTAATTCgttttgtattttctatttttcgtTTTGTTCAATAGAATCTGAAAATTATATCAGTCAAAGTTTCACTGCGTATGTAAATTGAGTTCTTCCTCTCTGTAATTTCATTAATTCATAATATTAACCATTTATATTGAAGTTAGGTGTATAAATAAGTTACCTATCATTCTAATTAAGTTAGAGCAGTATACCGTTTCAAAAAAATACCATCCAGTTGATATATGTGGCATCTTATGgtatgtaaatttcatattaactTATGTTTTACTTTTCAGTGTAAATGTTTAGTCTctggttttattttcattgcatTGTCAATCCTAAAgtgtatttttgtaattaaagttACGATACTTGGAATGTGTCTGTAAAGTTCAAAGGTCAGCTTTCTTTACAGTACGCactgtaattgatttttttatgaaacaaaggtgttgatcgtaacaagatctgttagaaaaaaaaattgctacttccatttattacgtaattaggatTCTTTAGCGGCCAAAGTCCTCAAACTTTGacacaatatatctagagaaggagacatatttcaTATAGCATATTTTATAGAGAAATGATTGTTAGAGTGTTGATGATTCAAAACTGTAAAACTGGGAAAGGCAAGTGCATAAAAccacttcaatttttttcttttaaacctTGAAATTCTTTAATAAGGCTTCTTAATGTCAGTAAACGCCATGTTATCTCAAAAACTgtcatttaaaaacaatgttgTTTACGATTTATGGGTTTATAAAGGTTAAACACTTGAATTGCTTTTAAGGAATTTAACTTTTTTCGATTTTATTGCACAGATGATctttatattaaaatgaatatgattttatttatttaatcatttcagattgatttatatttcataattacacaacattcataaagaaaatccatttgaataaaaaacaagttttttggAAAACTATTTTTTCGTGCACAAGGATTTTGAGACGATAATAACAGACACAAGcaattaaatgaatttcaagtaaactttttaggtcacctgagtcactcaggtgacctattgcaattggtcttcgtccgtcgtcgtgcgttaacaattttacatttttaacttcttcttgaaaactaccaggccaatcgttaccatttttggtgtgaagcatctctatggtaagaaaaatctaaattgtgaaatttatggctctaccacccctggggtgccactggcggggccaaatatgcaaaaaaagccaaattttcagaaatcttcttctttacttccacacatgtgaggaaaaaactgaatgcatggttatgatgttcatgaggccctctaccaaaattgtgaaatttatggcccctgtgtcaggggttctgcctctagggtggggccgatatggccaaatagtaaaaatgtattaaattttagaaaatcttcttctctactaccatatatttttgttaaaaactaaatgcatgataatgatgtccatgaagccctcttcctaaattgtgaaattcatgacccctgggtcaggggttcaggctctagggtggggccaatatggccaaatagtaaaaatgtattaaatcttagaaaatcttcttctctactatcatatatatttgttaaaaactaaatgcatgataatgatgtccatgaagccctcaacctaaattgtgaaattcatggccccttggtcaggggttcaggctctagggtggggccaatatggccctatagtaaaaatgtattaaatattagaaaatcttcttctctactctcatatatatttgttaaatactaaatgcatgataatgatgtccatgaagccctctacataaattgtgaaattcatgacccctcggtcaggggttcaggctctagggtggggcctatatggccaaatagtaaaaatgtattaaatcttagaaaatcttcttctctactcccatatatatttgttaaaaactaaatgcatggttatgatgtccatgaagccctctaccctagttgtgaaattcatgacccctcggtcaggggttcaggctctagggtggggccgatatggccaaatagtaaaaatgtattaaatcttagaaaatcttcttctctactcccatatatatttgttaaaaactaaatgcatgattatgatgtccatgagggtctctactaaaattgtgaaattcatgacccctttgttaggtgttcatgctctagggtggggccaatatggccatatagtaaaaatgatttaaatcttaaaaaatcttcttctctactcccacacatgtgggcaaaaaactgaatacatggttatggtatccacaatctcctttacttaaattgtgaaattcatggcccctgtgtcaggggttcaggacatgaggggggggggggcaataaagtgttaacgcatataatgtttaaaaatcttcttctctattctcacacatctgtataaaaacaaCCGACTAAtgattatgtttaccaggaagtcctctactgaaattttaattttcatgtcccctggggtatgggttttgactctagggcagggccaaaatggatgtatagatgttaatgcatataacgttaaaaataaaaatgggtggataaggcgtgtaaaatttccatacgcggtcggacaggctactgaaaaattaaagtatcaataaatctgatggttttttaaaaaatcattcaaaacaatatatattttacgaatcattgatttttaacctataggtatgttcaatacttggaatatgttgactcaaacaggcgtgtacgtatcaaaacctgcaaatactgtcattttttaggacttcaaggcattttcttttatagagtgggtctgtgctccatatttttctcatagtctaattaaggtcttttagaaaacaaaccgatttcaatcaacaaaaacgtggagaggtgacccactatacattaaaaatatcattttctatcCCAACAaatgaacgttttgaaaaaataatacaagtccggtagttcgtggccaaagtcacacataatatttaaaaagcccactttgttgtgtctgaaatggctcagtggttagagtacctggcataagctaaccttatatattttaggtttttatgttacgggttcgataccactaaaatttccgacaatatttttttttcttattttttgctaaatgtattaaaaactgactatagttagaaattttgcttttgcaaacttgtattataatatatttgaaaagatTTACCTGGGGAAAAATagtttcaaaattgtatttcacacctaaaccgaatgggcatttgagccatcttattcccccatcttcttatCTTccttactcccacacacctgcaaggaaaactgaattcattattttgtagaccagatcttttagtttttcaccaaaattataggtttcacagttctttttgaattaaatgtggttgtcattacaaatttataatttttctactccagtatgaaacctaattaattagatgcatatatgagactccatgacaagtttgtgtattggatatatgctactcaggtgaccgttaaggccaattggcctcttgtctTATCATTATACttaattcattatttacatattaaacatttaatagGTTTGTAACTTACTCTATTGGTCCTTTGTGGCgtgtacaaaattaaatcttgaGAGAGTGATATAGATAcatttagcataaaatcatgcaaaaatatgtaaaatgtctGAATTTGTTAAGGTTTCTCCACCCTTGATGCTTTTATGGTTTAATCAATGTAACTGTTGTTTAAATCTGAAGATCAATATGTACACAattaaactgaaataaaatctaaatatgTTGCGAATAAATTGTTCATGCTGTATGAGTTAACACAGGTACACTATCAGAACAGTTATACCGACGACTGCTCCCAATCATACATCAAATTTATCCTTTTctgatttcatatttaaaagcATATCTTTTCTGAAATTAATCACAATCCTTTTTCATGCTTTATTGAGAATTTCAGGCCGCCATTAAAACTTGCAAGTATGTATATTATGACATTTACAGTatattttgaatcaattttCCAACCTCGAAAATATAAAGTTTAGCACCTTAAAATGTctataactttttaaataatgattcaaataCATTCCAAATTGatacatttgtaatttattcTATATCTTATTGTAACATGCAAAGAAAATATTACTTTGCCAGGTAAAAACATGCTGAAATATGGGGTATGTACATTACTGCCTTATACAGATTTTTcggtttttcattaaaatctgcAATTTCATCTTTAACAACTATCTAATTTGTTCATTTACAATAATCCTTTAActttaaacagttttaaaaatgtgttgaaatacAAAATGGGCGAATTAATACAAAACACAAAGCTGGATGCGGGGCATGCTATCCAAGTGCAAAATATTCAACACTTGACAACacaatcaaaatttacattcaAGGACCTTCAGGCGGGTAGGGCCCGGGCTGCTATTCAACTTAAGTCCACACATAAGTACcagtgttgtatagcagttttcccCCATAATAGCTtctccccccggaaaacctactatatagtagcctttccccctgggggggaaaagctacagtactatatagtagcttttcccccatataggggtttctccctcacatttttggttcagattttataaaaaatattgatggaaATCCAGTTAGGAttaaaactagagcagagctcgtggcaaagccacgagtaggtcttccgttgtttctacgggttgaaaatatatgtgatatggtgtcaaacgatcataatgactaaactttcagttctgcttttgttataaaaacgtgttgtgattgaaagcctgtatata is drawn from Crassostrea angulata isolate pt1a10 chromosome 5, ASM2561291v2, whole genome shotgun sequence and contains these coding sequences:
- the LOC128183146 gene encoding uncharacterized protein LOC128183146, whose product is MNSSIDVDNVRIRFLFKAVENSFNLFYILSPDREEYLCMKSSRFCKYSTKFYGQAGAQWKVIQIKEPNGREDDPSLFVLCTKKQPQKFLYIASSFLGCAKGLEESKAVDKECLFKLAPPGEPPMYIPLPNAEGVSTGLDLSCSL